One genomic region from Cellulomonas hominis encodes:
- a CDS encoding aminotransferase class III-fold pyridoxal phosphate-dependent enzyme — protein MTTTTPTVPYTYAKSRAAFERALQVVPSGVYGHQGPAEGCAVPVSAYPLFSQRAEGTRFWDLDGNEYLDYMCGYGPNVLGYGDPDVQAAAAAQQRLEDVVTIPSSIMVDFAELLVDTVASADWAFFAKNGGDVTTLAVMTARAATRRKKIVFFEGYYHGVAPWTQKLDYPGVLEEDVAHNLVAPWDDLPALERLLAEHRGEVAGLIAQPYLHGNFADNRLPSPGFWQEVRRLCDAHGVVLIVDDVRAGFRLDLAGSDHHFGFKADLICFCKALANGYNVSALCGSDALKDVVSSLTYTGSYWLSAVPFAAGIATLTKLRALDAPALFDRLGTELTTGLVAAAADHGLHLVTSGAPALFYLRLADDDSLMLHQEWVAECVQRGVYLTSHHNHFINAALTSADVARTIEVAHEAFGIVRARHPELGG, from the coding sequence ATGACCACCACCACCCCCACCGTGCCGTACACCTACGCGAAGAGCCGGGCGGCGTTCGAGCGGGCCCTGCAGGTCGTGCCCTCGGGCGTCTACGGCCACCAGGGTCCGGCCGAGGGCTGCGCCGTGCCGGTGTCGGCGTACCCGCTGTTCTCGCAGCGCGCCGAGGGCACCCGGTTCTGGGACCTCGACGGCAACGAGTACCTCGACTACATGTGCGGCTACGGGCCGAACGTGCTCGGCTACGGCGACCCGGACGTGCAGGCCGCGGCGGCCGCCCAGCAGCGGCTCGAGGACGTCGTCACGATCCCGTCGTCGATCATGGTCGACTTCGCGGAGCTGCTGGTCGACACGGTGGCCAGCGCGGACTGGGCGTTCTTCGCCAAGAACGGCGGGGACGTCACGACGCTGGCCGTCATGACCGCCCGGGCCGCGACCCGGCGCAAGAAGATCGTGTTCTTCGAGGGCTACTACCACGGGGTCGCGCCGTGGACGCAGAAGCTCGACTACCCGGGGGTGCTCGAGGAGGACGTCGCGCACAACCTGGTCGCGCCGTGGGACGACCTGCCCGCCCTGGAGCGGCTGCTCGCCGAGCACCGCGGCGAGGTCGCCGGCCTGATCGCCCAGCCGTACCTGCACGGCAACTTCGCGGACAACCGGCTGCCGAGCCCGGGGTTCTGGCAGGAGGTCCGGCGGCTGTGCGACGCGCACGGGGTGGTGCTGATCGTCGACGACGTGCGCGCCGGCTTCCGGCTGGACCTCGCGGGGTCGGACCACCACTTCGGGTTCAAGGCCGACCTCATCTGCTTCTGCAAGGCGCTGGCCAACGGCTACAACGTCTCGGCCCTGTGCGGCTCCGACGCGCTCAAGGACGTCGTCAGCAGCCTCACGTACACCGGCTCCTACTGGCTGAGCGCGGTCCCGTTCGCCGCGGGCATCGCGACGCTCACCAAGCTCCGTGCGCTCGACGCCCCGGCGCTGTTCGACCGGCTCGGCACGGAGCTGACCACCGGCCTCGTCGCCGCCGCCGCGGACCACGGGCTGCACCTGGTGACCTCCGGCGCGCCGGCGCTGTTCTACCTGCGGCTCGCCGACGACGACTCGCTGATGCTGCACCAGGAGTGGGTCGCCGAGTGCGTGCAGCGCGGCGTCTACCTGACGTCGCACCACAACCACTTCATCAACGCGGCGCTGACGTCGGCGGACGTCGCGCGGACGATCGAGGTCGCGCACGAGGCGTTCGGGATCGTGCGGGCGCGCCACCCGGAGCTCGGGGGCTGA
- a CDS encoding TetR/AcrR family transcriptional regulator yields the protein MAVADRRRALVDAAVRVIARDGVAGATTRAVVAEAGMSLASLHYAFPSREHLLEAVVAEVTVQERLAAEVGLLPLPEDPAGPAERALEDVIRDGLERYVDLLEADPQREQALLELALYAMRTPGQRASIVAQYDVYRASAAASLTAAALATGSRWTVPLDDAARALVMVTDGLTTAWLADRDTDAARRTARFAARALAALAEPAPAAAAPAAAVPAAVPAPTPEEPPC from the coding sequence ATGGCGGTCGCCGACCGGCGGCGCGCGCTCGTGGACGCCGCCGTGCGCGTGATCGCGCGGGACGGGGTCGCCGGCGCGACGACCCGTGCCGTCGTCGCGGAGGCGGGGATGTCGCTCGCGAGCCTGCACTACGCCTTCCCGTCCCGGGAGCACCTGCTCGAGGCCGTGGTCGCCGAGGTCACCGTGCAGGAGCGGCTGGCCGCGGAGGTGGGGCTGCTCCCGCTGCCGGAGGATCCCGCCGGTCCGGCGGAACGAGCGCTCGAGGACGTGATCCGTGACGGGCTGGAGCGGTACGTCGACCTGCTCGAGGCCGACCCGCAGCGCGAGCAGGCGCTGCTGGAGCTCGCCCTGTACGCGATGCGCACGCCCGGGCAGCGGGCGTCGATCGTCGCGCAGTACGACGTGTACCGGGCCTCGGCCGCCGCCAGCCTGACCGCCGCGGCCCTGGCGACCGGCAGCCGGTGGACCGTCCCGCTGGACGACGCCGCCCGCGCCCTCGTCATGGTCACCGACGGCCTGACGACTGCCTGGCTGGCGGACCGGGACACGGACGCCGCCCGCCGCACGGCCCGGTTCGCCGCCCGCGCGCTCGCCGCGCTGGCCGAGCCCGCACCCGCCGCCGCCGCACCCGCCGCCGCCGTCCCCGCCGCCGTCCCCGCCCCGACCCCCGAGGAGCCCCCGTGCTGA
- a CDS encoding SDR family NAD(P)-dependent oxidoreductase — MTTHHRPLAVVTGASSGIGTEFARRFAARGHDLVLVARREDRLRALAADLEAEHGVTATVLPVDLADPAGPQAVLDGLRSRGLYADALVNSAGFGTYGPFAEEDPARVAEELQVNVVALTLLSRLLLPDLAASRAGVLVNVASTAAYQPGPSFAVYAASKAYVRSLTEALWQEHRGTRLRVLALAPGPAETEFFDVAGSDRFRIGQVLTVPEIVDVAFAALDRRDPPPSVVAGRRNALTAAVAQAAPRRLTLRVAGRLAGG, encoded by the coding sequence ATCACCACCCACCACCGCCCGCTCGCCGTCGTCACCGGCGCGTCCTCCGGCATCGGCACGGAGTTCGCCCGCCGGTTCGCGGCCCGCGGCCACGACCTCGTCCTGGTCGCCCGCCGGGAGGACCGGCTGCGCGCGCTCGCGGCCGACCTCGAGGCGGAGCACGGCGTGACGGCCACCGTCCTGCCGGTCGACCTCGCCGACCCCGCCGGCCCGCAGGCCGTGCTCGACGGGCTGCGGTCCCGGGGCCTGTACGCGGACGCGCTGGTGAACAGCGCCGGGTTCGGCACGTACGGCCCGTTCGCGGAGGAGGACCCGGCCCGCGTGGCCGAGGAGCTGCAGGTGAACGTCGTCGCACTCACCCTGCTGTCCCGGCTGCTGCTGCCCGACCTGGCGGCGTCCCGCGCGGGCGTCCTGGTCAACGTCGCGAGCACGGCGGCCTACCAGCCCGGGCCGTCGTTCGCGGTGTACGCGGCGAGCAAGGCCTACGTGCGGTCGCTCACCGAGGCGCTGTGGCAGGAGCACCGCGGCACCCGGCTGCGGGTGCTCGCGCTGGCGCCGGGACCGGCCGAGACGGAGTTCTTCGACGTCGCCGGCTCCGACCGGTTCCGGATCGGGCAGGTGCTGACCGTGCCGGAGATCGTCGACGTGGCGTTCGCGGCCCTCGACCGCCGCGACCCGCCGCCGTCCGTGGTCGCCGGCCGCCGGAACGCCCTGACCGCCGCGGTCGCCCAGGCGGCGCCCCGCCGGCTCACGCTGCGGGTGGCCGGCCGCCTGGCGGGCGGCTGA
- a CDS encoding ATP-binding cassette domain-containing protein, translating to MTTSTGGSPWAVEAHGLVKTFGDNRAVDGIDLRIRTGAVYGFLGPNGAGKTTTIRMLATLLRPDAGTATVFGRDVARESQAVRSLIGVTGQYASVDESLSATENLVLFARLLGLSRGDARRTSAALLEEFGLAEAAARPLKNFSGGMRRRLDLAASLIAQPPLIFLDEPTTGLDPRTRLQMWDTVRRLVAGGSTVLLTTQYLDEADQLADRIAVIDRGQLVAEGTGAELKASVGTSRLQIGLAEPADEPEALRIARAVLGVEPTRAPDGRLSAPVPTADSAGDLLVALRTAGIPLHDIAVQEPTLDEVFLTLTGHASAAAAPAEDDAQDRDLEEARA from the coding sequence ATGACCACATCCACCGGCGGCAGCCCCTGGGCCGTCGAGGCCCACGGCCTCGTCAAGACCTTCGGCGACAACCGCGCGGTCGACGGCATCGACCTGCGGATCCGCACCGGCGCCGTGTACGGCTTCCTCGGCCCGAACGGCGCCGGCAAGACCACCACCATCCGGATGCTCGCCACGCTGCTGCGCCCCGACGCCGGCACGGCCACCGTGTTCGGCCGGGACGTCGCCCGCGAGTCGCAGGCCGTCCGGTCGCTGATCGGCGTCACCGGCCAGTACGCGTCCGTCGACGAGAGCCTGTCCGCCACCGAGAACCTCGTGCTGTTCGCGCGGCTGCTCGGCCTGTCCCGGGGCGACGCCCGCCGCACGTCCGCGGCCCTGCTCGAGGAGTTCGGGCTGGCGGAGGCCGCGGCGCGACCGCTGAAGAACTTCTCCGGCGGCATGCGCCGGCGCCTCGACCTGGCCGCGTCGCTCATCGCGCAGCCCCCGCTGATCTTCCTGGACGAGCCGACCACCGGCCTGGACCCGCGCACCCGCCTGCAGATGTGGGACACCGTGCGCCGCCTGGTCGCCGGCGGGTCCACGGTGCTGCTCACCACGCAGTACCTGGACGAGGCCGACCAGCTCGCCGACCGGATCGCCGTCATCGACCGCGGGCAGCTCGTGGCCGAGGGCACCGGCGCGGAGCTCAAGGCGTCCGTCGGCACGTCCCGGCTGCAGATCGGGCTGGCCGAGCCGGCCGACGAGCCCGAGGCGCTGCGGATCGCCCGCGCCGTCCTGGGCGTCGAGCCCACCCGCGCCCCCGACGGCCGGCTGTCCGCGCCCGTCCCGACCGCCGACTCGGCCGGCGACCTGCTGGTCGCCCTGCGCACGGCCGGCATCCCCCTGCACGACATCGCCGTGCAGGAGCCCACGCTCGACGAGGTGTTCCTCACGCTGACCGGCCACGCCTCCGCGGCGGCCGCCCCGGCCGAGGACGACGCCCAGGACCGCGACCTCGAGGAGGCCCGCGCATGA